A stretch of the Archangium violaceum genome encodes the following:
- a CDS encoding imm11 family protein, whose product MTQAHFSYVVVPYFPGPEIAATDPVSKALPLPVMARRGVPLAAQFPPSTEITLSTRSGNRFTDFIYTTTGVILASPRAWDLMRAEGVKEEHVEYLPFVLKDRKGKTRPEKYGFVNPLLKVPCFDFEKSDYTPLSDEPGAGFAGISRLQVIPDKIPEDAKLFRLAEHPNATLMRTDLLEKLQAAGMEGLRGIALGELLE is encoded by the coding sequence ATGACCCAAGCACACTTCTCGTATGTCGTCGTCCCCTACTTCCCTGGACCGGAGATCGCCGCGACTGACCCCGTGAGCAAGGCCCTGCCACTCCCCGTCATGGCGCGGCGGGGCGTGCCGCTGGCCGCCCAGTTTCCGCCCTCGACGGAAATCACCCTGTCGACCAGGTCCGGCAACCGCTTCACGGACTTCATCTACACGACGACCGGCGTCATCCTCGCCTCTCCACGAGCATGGGACTTGATGAGGGCGGAAGGCGTGAAGGAGGAACATGTCGAGTACCTTCCCTTCGTCCTCAAGGACCGGAAGGGAAAAACCCGGCCCGAGAAGTACGGTTTCGTCAATCCGCTATTGAAGGTGCCCTGCTTCGACTTCGAGAAGTCCGACTACACCCCGCTCTCCGATGAGCCCGGGGCCGGGTTCGCGGGCATCTCTCGGCTTCAAGTCATCCCGGACAAGATTCCCGAGGATGCGAAGCTGTTCCGCCTGGCAGAGCACCCCAACGCCACGCTCATGCGCACGGACCTGCTGGAGAAGCTCCAGGCGGCGGGCATGGAAGGGCTGCGCGGCATCGCCCTCGGTGAGTTGCTGGAGTAG
- a CDS encoding SDR family NAD(P)-dependent oxidoreductase translates to MSNDFKEKVVLVTGAASGIGREAARAFASRGALVYGADLDEKGLAETQTLIVKAGGKARIARIDVSAEEQFSAFVKRIETEAGRLDAAFNNAGITGGAHRLEDYPTDDFDKVLRVNLRGVFLGMKYELPLMKRGGGGAIVNTASVAALTGPGGMSAYAASKHGIQGLTRVAAMENAAHGIRVNALAPGWTETPMVIANSAQNPAFAEKARAAIPSRRGGQPAEIAAAAVWLCSPESSYVMGQMLVVDGGMTIGGFEFQPNTQTPGSTGETP, encoded by the coding sequence ATGTCGAACGATTTCAAGGAGAAGGTCGTCCTGGTCACGGGCGCTGCTTCCGGCATCGGACGTGAGGCGGCCCGCGCCTTCGCCAGCCGCGGCGCGCTCGTCTACGGCGCGGACCTCGACGAGAAGGGCCTGGCCGAAACCCAGACGCTCATCGTGAAGGCTGGCGGGAAGGCCCGGATCGCTCGCATCGACGTCTCGGCCGAGGAGCAGTTCTCCGCCTTCGTGAAGCGCATCGAGACGGAGGCGGGACGGCTGGACGCGGCGTTCAACAACGCCGGAATCACCGGAGGGGCCCACCGGCTCGAGGACTACCCCACGGACGACTTCGACAAGGTGCTCCGGGTCAATCTCCGCGGCGTGTTCCTCGGCATGAAATACGAGCTGCCGCTGATGAAGCGCGGGGGTGGCGGCGCCATCGTCAACACCGCCTCGGTGGCCGCCCTGACCGGGCCCGGCGGCATGAGCGCCTACGCCGCCTCGAAGCACGGCATCCAGGGCCTGACGCGCGTCGCCGCGATGGAGAACGCGGCCCATGGCATCCGCGTCAACGCGCTCGCCCCCGGCTGGACGGAGACGCCGATGGTCATCGCCAACAGCGCGCAGAACCCCGCCTTCGCGGAGAAGGCCCGCGCCGCCATCCCCTCCAGACGCGGCGGCCAGCCCGCCGAGATCGCCGCCGCGGCCGTGTGGCTGTGCTCGCCCGAGTCCAGCTACGTCATGGGCCAGATGCTCGTGGTCGATGGCGGGATGACGATCGGCGGCTTCGAATTCCAACCCAACACCCAGACACCCGGTTCCACAGGAGAAACACCATGA
- a CDS encoding AHH domain-containing protein, with protein sequence MAKRKHYKSQPALLAEHKKEPKTTGCIWEHADFGRGDSWKTHPCHYQNNGFEESKGSRFNMYVPPQDKVDEVNRDRKKIREDTAGEYRGEVNKAREEMARQQERRASGEKLVGRDYFRYFAAEGRLRELTTKARDFLQKHIAGYGQPLHRLSLNKEAWNVGHAINSSLVTREYLGGHGYMQAKTKGISQPVNFAPDRHGQRLGAWFPYDHEYHHIIPRAALRSAILRQPTSVPFERRLATVSESKWNMHNPQNIILLAENPIVARIISLPAHCPWGARGHMVYSNMVERRLTEIAEEMEGDLSEEGEPHDVEKRAGAKLYKRLNALAKDLLTQIKTNQVLLS encoded by the coding sequence ATGGCCAAGAGGAAGCACTACAAGTCACAGCCAGCGCTGCTCGCGGAGCACAAGAAGGAGCCCAAGACGACCGGCTGCATCTGGGAGCATGCCGACTTCGGCAGGGGGGACAGTTGGAAGACGCACCCCTGTCACTATCAGAACAACGGCTTCGAGGAATCGAAGGGCTCCCGCTTCAACATGTACGTCCCGCCCCAGGACAAGGTTGACGAAGTCAATCGCGACAGGAAGAAGATTCGCGAGGACACGGCGGGTGAGTACCGGGGGGAAGTCAACAAGGCCCGCGAGGAGATGGCCCGACAGCAGGAGCGCCGCGCCAGCGGAGAGAAGCTCGTGGGGCGTGACTATTTCCGCTACTTCGCAGCCGAAGGGCGGTTGAGGGAGCTCACGACCAAGGCCCGTGACTTCCTCCAGAAACACATCGCTGGCTATGGCCAGCCCCTGCACCGCCTCTCCCTGAACAAGGAAGCCTGGAATGTGGGGCACGCAATCAATAGCTCACTCGTCACAAGGGAGTACCTCGGGGGCCATGGCTACATGCAGGCGAAGACCAAGGGCATCAGCCAGCCCGTGAACTTCGCTCCGGATCGGCATGGCCAGCGACTGGGTGCGTGGTTCCCGTACGACCACGAGTACCACCACATCATTCCGCGCGCGGCGCTCAGGTCCGCGATCCTGCGTCAGCCGACGAGCGTTCCCTTCGAGCGCCGACTCGCGACCGTCTCGGAGTCGAAGTGGAACATGCACAACCCGCAGAACATCATCCTGCTGGCCGAGAACCCAATTGTTGCGAGGATCATCAGTCTGCCCGCCCATTGCCCGTGGGGCGCGAGGGGGCACATGGTCTATTCCAACATGGTGGAGAGGCGCCTTACTGAAATCGCGGAAGAGATGGAAGGAGACCTCAGCGAAGAGGGAGAGCCGCACGACGTGGAAAAACGTGCCGGGGCCAAGCTGTACAAACGCTTGAATGCCTTGGCAAAAGACCTTCTGACCCAGATAAAGACGAATCAGGTCCTCCTCTCCTGA
- a CDS encoding imm11 family protein — MTQTRFSYVVVPFFPGPEIAATEPVNKVLPLPALARRGVPLASKFPPTTEITLSTRSGNRFTDFIYTTTRVILASQRAWDLMRAEGVTEEQTEYLPFILKDRKGRVRPEKYGFVNPLLKVPCFDFEKSLYGRLPTETPGRLAGIRRLHILPEKVPEDVKLFRLAENTNTTLMRTDLLEKLQAAGMEGLRGIALGELLE, encoded by the coding sequence ATGACCCAGACTCGCTTTTCCTATGTCGTGGTCCCCTTCTTTCCGGGGCCGGAGATCGCCGCGACCGAGCCTGTCAACAAGGTCCTCCCCCTTCCAGCCCTGGCCCGGCGGGGCGTGCCGCTTGCCTCCAAGTTCCCTCCGACGACGGAAATCACCCTGTCGACCAGGTCCGGCAACCGCTTCACGGACTTCATCTACACGACAACCCGAGTCATCCTGGCCTCCCAGCGAGCCTGGGACCTCATGCGAGCGGAAGGCGTGACGGAGGAGCAGACCGAGTACCTGCCCTTCATCCTCAAGGACCGCAAGGGGCGCGTCCGGCCCGAGAAGTACGGCTTCGTCAATCCGCTGCTGAAGGTGCCCTGCTTCGACTTCGAGAAGTCCCTTTATGGACGGCTCCCCACGGAGACACCGGGACGCCTTGCTGGAATCCGGCGGCTCCACATCCTCCCCGAGAAGGTCCCCGAGGATGTGAAGCTGTTCCGCCTCGCGGAGAACACCAACACCACGCTCATGCGCACGGACCTGCTGGAGAAGCTCCAAGCAGCGGGCATGGAAGGGCTGCGCGGCATCGCCCTCGGTGAGTTGCTGGAGTAG
- a CDS encoding DUF6484 domain-containing protein, whose product MVVDARTLQSAVAQRQKVVLLFENGDPRLPFIMGLIQEPTATPLLDALLESPPAQSRPSMEARVDGKRVVIEGQDEIVLKCGEASITLRRNGKVIVKGTNLESKATGTHRIKGGSVEIN is encoded by the coding sequence GTGGTGGTGGACGCCAGGACGCTTCAGTCCGCCGTGGCCCAGCGACAGAAAGTGGTCCTCCTCTTCGAGAATGGAGACCCACGTCTGCCGTTCATCATGGGGCTCATCCAGGAGCCCACCGCCACGCCCCTACTGGACGCGCTGCTGGAGAGCCCTCCCGCGCAGTCCCGGCCTTCGATGGAAGCCCGTGTGGATGGCAAACGGGTGGTCATCGAGGGCCAGGACGAAATCGTCCTCAAATGCGGAGAGGCCAGCATTACCCTGCGCCGCAACGGCAAGGTCATCGTGAAGGGCACGAACCTCGAGTCGAAGGCCACCGGCACCCACCGCATCAAGGGCGGCTCGGTGGAAATCAACTAA
- a CDS encoding ester cyclase, with the protein MNDNALSEAAKAVVRRNTEEVQSRGNFELFEELFADDFLDHTPQPNRSPDKEGARALYHVLRAAFPDFRAEIHWQTAEGDLVTTYKTYHGTHLGTFLGVAPTGRKIHFETVDAMRVRDGKISEHWGVANLFSLMQQLGADPAGTKP; encoded by the coding sequence ATGAATGACAATGCACTGAGTGAGGCCGCGAAGGCTGTCGTCCGCCGCAATACCGAGGAGGTGCAGAGCCGCGGGAACTTCGAGCTCTTCGAGGAGCTCTTCGCCGACGACTTCCTCGACCACACGCCGCAGCCGAACCGCTCGCCGGACAAGGAAGGTGCTCGCGCGCTGTACCACGTGCTACGGGCCGCGTTCCCGGACTTCCGCGCGGAAATCCATTGGCAGACCGCCGAGGGCGACCTCGTGACGACGTACAAGACGTACCACGGCACGCACCTGGGGACCTTCCTGGGCGTGGCGCCGACGGGCCGGAAGATCCACTTCGAGACCGTCGACGCCATGCGCGTGCGCGATGGGAAGATCTCCGAGCACTGGGGAGTCGCGAACCTCTTCTCCCTGATGCAGCAGCTCGGCGCCGACCCGGCCGGGACGAAGCCGTAG
- a CDS encoding TIGR02270 family protein, whose amino-acid sequence MVEHIRRSLRWDIYETHLDEAAFRWSQWEAALDAPDFTLADTAELEERFAAHPDGLILGGAPVARRLLEPALASDEPERIVTAARALLRAEEPSGSAAVLAALPLAEPPALASLRRAFELAPSSAIPAPLPSLLEKEDATPALCALVLDTLGVHGLATAARCTPFLSHPEPEVAAAALRAASRARLPLEPALLQRTLNSKVPALRDAAILAGLMGSHPEAWAACRAAADSRVPDGRLPLLLLGLGGDERDLKRLLELLSDETLRANVLWALGFSGRVAAADACVTLMRETPVAALAGESFSAITGLRIEGVHSTAKEEQEEDAGDDLDADLSPKPEDALPMPHPEQVAAWWREARVRLDSRQRYLAGQPFTPQALLDALVSAPMRRRHALALELALRSQGAHQVPTRAFVEHQLARWRAIRAAPTTAFSRPFTERLRG is encoded by the coding sequence ATGGTCGAGCACATCAGGCGGTCGCTGCGCTGGGATATCTACGAGACGCACCTCGATGAGGCCGCCTTCCGTTGGAGCCAATGGGAGGCAGCACTCGACGCGCCCGACTTCACCCTGGCGGACACGGCAGAGTTGGAGGAGCGGTTCGCCGCGCACCCGGACGGCCTGATTTTGGGAGGAGCGCCCGTGGCCCGGCGCCTCCTGGAGCCCGCGCTGGCCTCGGACGAGCCCGAGCGCATCGTCACCGCCGCGCGGGCGCTGCTGCGCGCCGAAGAGCCCTCCGGGTCCGCCGCGGTGCTCGCCGCGCTCCCCCTGGCCGAGCCACCTGCGCTGGCCAGCCTCCGGCGTGCGTTCGAGCTGGCCCCCTCCTCCGCCATTCCGGCCCCTCTCCCTTCGCTTCTCGAGAAGGAAGACGCAACCCCCGCTCTGTGTGCCCTCGTGCTCGACACGCTGGGCGTACATGGGCTGGCCACGGCCGCGCGGTGTACGCCGTTCCTCTCGCACCCCGAGCCGGAAGTTGCCGCCGCCGCGCTGCGCGCCGCCAGCCGCGCGCGGCTGCCACTGGAGCCCGCCCTTCTCCAACGCACACTGAATTCGAAGGTGCCCGCCTTGCGCGATGCCGCCATCCTGGCGGGGCTGATGGGGAGCCACCCGGAGGCATGGGCGGCTTGCAGGGCCGCGGCTGATTCACGCGTGCCCGATGGCCGACTGCCGCTGCTGCTGCTGGGATTGGGGGGCGACGAGCGGGACCTGAAGCGGCTGTTGGAGCTGCTCTCCGACGAGACACTCCGGGCGAACGTGCTATGGGCACTCGGCTTCTCCGGGCGCGTGGCCGCGGCCGACGCCTGCGTGACGCTGATGCGGGAAACGCCTGTCGCCGCGCTCGCTGGCGAGTCCTTCAGCGCCATCACCGGGCTGCGCATCGAAGGCGTCCATTCCACCGCGAAGGAGGAGCAGGAAGAGGATGCTGGAGACGACCTCGACGCGGACCTCAGCCCCAAGCCCGAGGACGCACTGCCAATGCCCCACCCCGAGCAGGTGGCGGCGTGGTGGCGGGAGGCCCGGGTCCGGCTGGACTCAAGGCAGCGCTATCTGGCGGGTCAGCCCTTCACACCCCAGGCGTTGCTCGACGCGCTCGTCAGCGCGCCCATGAGGCGCCGCCATGCGCTGGCCCTGGAGCTGGCGCTGCGCAGCCAGGGCGCGCATCAGGTTCCGACACGTGCGTTCGTGGAACACCAGCTCGCCCGTTGGAGGGCCATCCGCGCGGCGCCAACCACCGCATTCAGCCGCCCCTTCACCGAGAGGCTTCGCGGCTGA
- a CDS encoding immunity 49 family protein yields MGLKKLELLIHSMESRLRDNLGRLSEDGPVPDLTLETCRLYRRIGCGVLLASHDTGTCRERLSESARMFLMFLRAHEPLSEVDDKTRYYLARGRGEFLLDALCAGDVALTREIDEALPAAWMPDSENEEDFLYLKLLPALTPGVGPESPPAEDTQRLARLLAELDTPRLKALDALLRNHERDFEDALEAVTSEWREGIESERDSGTVDPFHDRTEANVFLEGTALVRVARLRKIKTAEQYPFIPAALLRPPRSASSRRGAR; encoded by the coding sequence ATGGGCCTCAAGAAGCTCGAGCTCCTCATCCACAGCATGGAATCCCGGCTGCGGGACAACCTGGGGCGCCTCTCCGAGGACGGGCCCGTGCCCGACCTCACGCTCGAGACCTGCCGCCTCTATCGCCGCATCGGCTGTGGTGTCCTGCTGGCAAGCCATGACACAGGCACCTGCCGCGAGCGGCTCTCCGAGAGCGCGCGGATGTTCCTGATGTTCCTGCGGGCGCACGAGCCCCTCTCCGAGGTGGACGACAAGACCCGGTATTACCTGGCCCGCGGCCGGGGAGAGTTCCTGCTGGATGCGCTCTGCGCCGGTGACGTGGCGCTCACCCGCGAAATCGATGAGGCCCTGCCCGCGGCGTGGATGCCCGACTCGGAGAACGAAGAGGACTTCCTGTACCTCAAGCTCCTTCCCGCGCTCACGCCGGGCGTGGGCCCGGAGTCACCACCGGCGGAAGACACCCAGCGGCTGGCGCGGCTGCTCGCGGAGCTCGATACTCCTCGCCTGAAGGCCCTGGACGCACTGCTGCGCAACCACGAGCGCGACTTCGAGGATGCGCTGGAGGCGGTCACCTCCGAGTGGCGGGAGGGTATCGAGAGCGAGCGCGACTCAGGCACGGTGGACCCCTTCCATGACCGGACGGAGGCGAATGTGTTCCTCGAGGGAACCGCGCTCGTCCGGGTCGCCCGCCTTCGAAAAATCAAGACCGCGGAGCAGTACCCCTTCATCCCCGCCGCGCTCCTCCGGCCTCCCAGGAGCGCGTCCTCGCGGAGGGGGGCCCGATAA